The segment CGCGCTCGTCGCAGAACCGCCGCGCCGCCTCCTCGTCGAGCGTGACGAGCGCGGTGAGGTACTTGCGCTGGTCGCCGATGACGACGGCCTCGGACACGAGCGGGCAGGTCTTGATCGCTTCCTCGATGTTCTTGGGCGCGATGTTCTTGCCGCCGGACGTGATGATGATGTCCTTCTTGCGGCCGGTGATCGTCAAAAAGCCGTCGGCGTCGAGCGCCCCGAGGTCGCCGCTGTGCAGCCAGCCGTCCTCGAGCACCTCGGCGGTTGCGTCCGGGTCCTTGTAGTAGCCGAGGAACACGTTCGGCCCGCGCACGAGAATCTCGCCGTCGTCGGCGATGCGCACGTCGACGCCGGGGATCGGCGGGCCGACCGTGCCCAGCTTCGTCCGGCCGGGCAGGTTGAGCGTCGTCGGCCCGCAGTCTTCCGACTGCCCGTAGACCTCCTGGATCACGATGTCGAGGCTCGCGAAGAACTCGAGCACGTCGCGCCCGATCGGCGCGGCGCCGCTGACGAACGAGCGCCCGCGGTCGAGCCCGATCGCCTGCTTGAGCTTGGCGAACACGAGCCGGTTCGCGAGCGCGTATTGCAGCGCCAGCAGGCCGGACGGCTCCCGGCCCCGCATACGCAACGCGTTCGCGCGCGTGCCGACGCCGCGCGCCCACCGCACGAGCGCCGCCTTGACGCCGGTGGCCTGGTCGAGTTTCGCGGCGATGCCGGCGTGAATCTTCTCCCAGATGCGCGGTACGCCGAAGATCGCGGTCGGTCGCACCTCGCGCAGGTTGTCGGCCACCTTGTCGATCGACTCGGCGTAGTAGACGCACGATCCGGTGGTCGCCGGACCGTGGATCGTCATCATCTGCTCGGCAATGTGCGACAGCGGCAGATACGACAGCCCGACGTCGTCGGGTGTGCCGCCGTTGATCGTTCGCAAGCAGTCGGCCGTCCACGCCAGGTTCTCGTGCGACAGCATGACTCCCTTCGGCGGGCCGGTCGTTCCGGACGTATAGATGAGGGTGGCGAGCCCCTTGGGTTCGAGCGCGTCCAGCTCGGCGAAGAACGCGGCGTCGTCGACCGCGTCGCCCCGCGCCAGGAACTCGTCCCACGACAGCACCTGGTCGTCGTCGATCGCCTCGGCGTCGCGGAACGTCACGATCCACCGCAGGTCGGGCAGCTCGTCGCGCCGGGCGGCGACCTTGTCGTACTGGCCGCGGTTTTCGACGAACACGACCGGCGCCTCGGCGTGGCGCGCGATGTAGGCCACCTCCGGCGGCGAACACGTCGTGTAGATGCCGGCCGGCGCGCCGCCGATCGCCATGCACGCCACGTCCGCGATGACCCACTCGGGTCGATTGAAACCGAGGATGCCGACCGTGTCGCCGCGGCCGACGCCGAGCGCCATCAGCGCCTTGCCGGCGCGGCGCACCTCGTCGGCGTAGCCGGCCCACGTCGTCGGTTGCCACGCGCCGCCCCGCTTGACGTAGTAGGCGGGCCGGTTCGAGTAGCGCTTCGCGTTGTCGAACACCCTCGCCGGAATCGTCGTCGCTCCCACGGGGCGGACTATACCGATTGTTCGGCAGCCGCCGTGCCGAAATCGGCTACAGCCGGTGCAGGACTTCGGCGGCCGCGCGCTGGCCGGCGCGCAGCGCGCCGTCCATGTACCCGTTCCACACCGTCGCCGTCTCGGTGCCCGCCCAGTGCACGCGGCCGACCGGCGCGCGCAGCGGCGCGGACAGCGCGGTCCACACGCCCGGCCCCGCGCCGCCGACCGGGCAGCCGCGCGTCCACGGCTCGGCGTCCCAGTCCTTTTCGACGTATTCGATCGGATCGCGGGCGCGCGGGCCGAAATAGCGCGCGAGCGCATCGACGACCGTGCGCCGTCGTTCCGGCGCCGGCAGCCGCGACCATCGCCAGCGGTCGCGGCCGCACAGAAACGCGAGCAGACACGCGACCGCGCCGTCGTGCGAGGTGTTGTCGAACACGACCGACAGCGGCCCGTCGCAGCACACGACCTCGCCCGACAGCCCCCCCGCGCGCCAAAACGGCTCGTCGTAGGTCGCGAACACCTTGACCGTCGATCCCATCGGGTAGCGCTGCAGCAGTTGGTCGCGCTCGGCCGGCAGCGGCGGATCGAACTGGATGCGCGCGGCGAGCGCCGGCGGCACCGCAACGATCGCGAACCGGGCCGCGACCGCGCCCGCGCCCGCCGCGACGCGCACGCGGTCGCCGGTCTGCGCGATCGCGGTGACCGGCCGGCCGAGGTGCACCGCGTCGCCGAGTCGCCGCGCCATGCGCTCGGCCAAGCCGGCGGCGCCGTCGATGAACCGCGTGCGCTGCGCGCCGTCCTCGATGTCGACGAGCCGGCGCAAGCTGCCGCCGCCGTGCACGTAGAACAGAAAGTGCAACAGCGACAGCTGCTCCGGCTCGGCACCGAAGACGACGCGCGTGGCGACGTCGACCATCTTGCGGGCGCCGGCGGTCCGCAGCGTCCGGTCGCGCCACTGGGC is part of the Deltaproteobacteria bacterium genome and harbors:
- a CDS encoding long-chain fatty acid--CoA ligase; its protein translation is MPARVFDNAKRYSNRPAYYVKRGGAWQPTTWAGYADEVRRAGKALMALGVGRGDTVGILGFNRPEWVIADVACMAIGGAPAGIYTTCSPPEVAYIARHAEAPVVFVENRGQYDKVAARRDELPDLRWIVTFRDAEAIDDDQVLSWDEFLARGDAVDDAAFFAELDALEPKGLATLIYTSGTTGPPKGVMLSHENLAWTADCLRTINGGTPDDVGLSYLPLSHIAEQMMTIHGPATTGSCVYYAESIDKVADNLREVRPTAIFGVPRIWEKIHAGIAAKLDQATGVKAALVRWARGVGTRANALRMRGREPSGLLALQYALANRLVFAKLKQAIGLDRGRSFVSGAAPIGRDVLEFFASLDIVIQEVYGQSEDCGPTTLNLPGRTKLGTVGPPIPGVDVRIADDGEILVRGPNVFLGYYKDPDATAEVLEDGWLHSGDLGALDADGFLTITGRKKDIIITSGGKNIAPKNIEEAIKTCPLVSEAVVIGDQRKYLTALVTLDEEAARRFCDERGLNSVPLHEQPAIRAEIQSVVDAMNRDLAKVETIKKFAILPRNLTVDDGELTPTLKVKRRIVNKNWADVIESLYAE
- a CDS encoding flavin monoamine oxidase family protein — translated: MAKLAESVDVAIVGAGLSGLEAARRLRRAGATVAVLEARDRVGGRLERRRFGSAWFDLGGQWIGPTQDRVAEAARELGCGTFPTHHRGDTLLDLDGKLARYRGAIPAVSLPKLVDLRHALWRADAMARRVPLGEPPAARRAADWDRQTVAQWRDRTLRTAGARKMVDVATRVVFGAEPEQLSLLHFLFYVHGGGSLRRLVDIEDGAQRTRFIDGAAGLAERMARRLGDAVHLGRPVTAIAQTGDRVRVAAGAGAVAARFAIVAVPPALAARIQFDPPLPAERDQLLQRYPMGSTVKVFATYDEPFWRAGGLSGEVVCCDGPLSVVFDNTSHDGAVACLLAFLCGRDRWRWSRLPAPERRRTVVDALARYFGPRARDPIEYVEKDWDAEPWTRGCPVGGAGPGVWTALSAPLRAPVGRVHWAGTETATVWNGYMDGALRAGQRAAAEVLHRL